In Neovison vison isolate M4711 chromosome 14, ASM_NN_V1, whole genome shotgun sequence, the following proteins share a genomic window:
- the WDR90 gene encoding WD repeat-containing protein 90 isoform X4, with protein sequence MAKVWQHPFLNVFRHFQVGEWKRSTKEGDVAPVTDKTLKCTVYRIRGPVSAGSYIQLPRTSTQSLGLTGRYLYVLFKPLPAKHFVIHLDMATEDSQVIRVSFSNLFKEFKSTATWLQFPFICEAGFSLKEPAGVAPSGPRWTCLQLDLRDILLLYLNRRYSHLKSVRLCASQLVKSLYTSDLCFEPAVSTAEARQAKLSVVPVPREMAFPVPKGESWYDHYVHIRFPRDSFSASSKLVQESSSPPEADFLGRAPQVLSHPVAFGNPLQDRVPSVVQVFGPIAAPSEPRPLPEVNVFCERSELPSVNGPSDCSQEPSARPEVTGKHAAGRGVHVPTPERTVVSVAPEGVAVHESLLPDPVLRLKGVIGFGGHTTKWALWTKDGAAVVYPCHAAIVVLHVDTREQRCFLGHTDKVSALALDGSGLLLASAQARPPSMLRLWDFQTGECLSLFQSPANALCSLSFSDSGALLCGVGRDRHGRTVVLAWGTAQVGRGGEAVLLAKAHTGVDIQAFEVASFDESRMASCGQGSVRLWRLRGGELRSCPVDLGEHRVLELTGLAFGQAQDGHMLYVCSRSGHILEIDPRRMAVRHARRLLPARPPDGPASQKQAFSSGPGISISSLSVSQARCAVGSEDGYLRLWPLDFSSVLLEAEHEGPVTSVCISPDGQRVLSATSSGLLGFLDVPSQEYSVLVRSHTAPVLALATEGSRGQLATVSQDHTVRVWDLVTLQQLYDLRSPEEAPCTVTFHPMRPALFCGFSSGAVRSFSLEAAEVLVEHRCHRGPVTGLATSPDGSLLFSSCSSGTLAQYQCVSAPCRILRVAANVVCRDAHPTPNALAVSGDGRLLAFVGPSKYVVTVMNAACLEELLRIDVSALDPASSCLDSAVAICFGPGPPGHLLLSTSSHTVTVLDTASGRVVRELPGVHAVACPSLALSRDARFLLMAADRAIKVWDYVTKSCPSCQVYIGHSEPVHAVGFSPDQQQLLSVGDAIFLWDILGPPERSPPGSAGNSPAAAPTYKTSLDARQLEDTVCGANGLPRQQVPEPSPASPLQPGICVGSLKGDNGAFSLSDEEGVSEESHSPARLRQASCLPMLVKEASRAGDGVWGSPGGPWGLSMGPHPHSWSSAHSVSKAQVDPSARPDCYRHFLARYKTPLLAKSASVSNTGVERLLLKVVVGYNGNGRANVVWKPDTGFFAYTCGCLVVVEDLHSGAQRHWLGHPEEISTLALSHGAQVLASASGSRGTASRCHICIWDVPGGSCRHFLSYHRTAVQALAFSPDDELLVTLGDYGDRTLALWSTATYELLSSTRLPEPVHGVAFNPWDASELVCVGQGAVSLWLLQRRGTDVSLQGHRVPIPEEVRAGELTSLCYGPVPLLYCGSNAGQVCVWDTSAGRCFLAWEADDGEIGVLLCSGARLVSGSNTRRLRLWAVGAVAELRCEGSRARSSSVFMERELTLDGAVVSAVFHDSMDMGVVGTTAGTLWYVSWAEGTSTRLISGHRSKPQRGRLPGSLQVNEVVFSPSSSHWATCSDDGSVRVWSLASMELLIQFQVLNQVPGALRAEPDPLQALPGLRVLPRCLSQPWGWARVPHAQGSARVFLLWAPQSCLCLAWSPPSCGRPEQQQVAAGYSDGTLRVFSITRIAMELKMHPHRAALTALAYSADGQTILSGDKDGLVAVSRPRTGMTLHVLSDHQGALISTIQSKSKEYGDFGSEGADLWLAASSDQRISIWAADWPRGCCELVDWLSSPSPTLTEAPSHPPPCLVAFCPWDRALLVCAGLSMHPELVFYNLHQKQVVERIPLPFFAVSLSLSPGAHLVAVGFAERVLRLVDCQSGAAQDLAGHDDVVQLCRFAPSAQLLFSVAHGDILVWEVMGHRASERALSSGPPPD encoded by the exons ATGGCGAAAG TGTGGCAGCACCCGTTCCTCAACGTCTTCAGACACTTCCAGGTGGGCGAGTGGAAGCGCTCCACTAAGGAAGGCGATGTGGCTCCGGTGACC GATAAGACTCTGAAGTGCACCGTGTACCGCATCCGGGGTCCTGTCTCTGCGGGCAGTTACATCCAGCTGCCCAGAACCAGCACCCAGTCTCTGGGGCTGACGGGCCGGTACCTGTACGTGCTCTTCAAGCCCCTGCCAGCCAAACATTTCGTCATCCACCTGGATATGGCCACTGAG GACAGCCAGGTCATCCGTGTGTCCTTCTCCAACCTCTTCAAGGAGTTCAAGTCTACGGCCACGTGGCTGCAGTTTCCCTTCATCTGCGAGGCTGGGTTTTCTTTAAAAG AGCCGGCTGGTGTCGCTCCCTCTGGTCCCCGGTGGACATGCCTACAACTGGACTTGCGGGACATCCTGCTCCTGTACCTGAACCGGCGCTACAGCCACCTCAAGAGCGTCAGGCTGTGTGCTAGTCAGCTGGTGAAGAGCCTCTACACCAGCGACTTGTGCTTTGAGCCTG CTGTCAGCACTGCTGAGGCGCGGCAGGCGAAGCTGTCTGTCGTACCTGTACCGCGAGAAATGGCATTCCCGGTGCCAAAGGGGGAGAGCTGGTATGACCACTATGTCCACATCCG GTTTCCCAGAGACAGCTTCAGTGCGTCCTCCAAGCTGGTTCAGGAGAGCTCTTCGCCTCCTGAGGCAG ACTTCCTGGGGCGCGCGCCACAGGTTCTCTCTCACCCAGTGGCTTTCGGCAATCCCCTCCAGGACCGCGTGCCCTCTGTGGTGCAGGTGTTTGGCCCCATAGCC GCTCCCTCAGAGCCCAGGCCCCTTCCAGAGGTCAACGTGTTCTGTGAGCGCTCAGAGCTCCCCAGTGTGAATGGCCCCAGTGACTGTAGCCAAGAGCCCTCAGCCAGGCCGGAGGTCACTGGCAAGCATGCAGCCGGCAGGGGTGTTCACGTGCCCACTCCTGAGCGGACTGTGGTGTCCGTGGCCCCGGAGGGTGTGGCCGTGCACGAG AGCCTTCTCCCGGATCCCGTCCTGCGGCTCAAGGGAGTCATTGGCTTTGGGGGCCACACCACCAAATGG GCTCTGTGGACCAAGGACGGCGCTGCTGTGGTGTATCCCTGCCATGCGGCCATCGTCGTCCTGCACGTTGACACCCGGGAGCAGCGCTGCTTCCTTGGCCACACGGACAAG GTTTCTGCCCTGGCTCTGGATGGGAGCGGCTTGCTTCTGGCCTCGGCCCAGGCCCGGCCCCCCAGCATGCTGCGCCTCTGGGACTTCCAGACCGGGGAGTGCCTGTCCCTGTTCCAGAGCCCAGCCAATGCCCTCTGTTCCCTCAG CTTCTCCGACAGTGGGGCGCTGCTCTGCGGCGTTGGCAGGGACCGCCACGGGAGGACG GTGGTGCTGGCCTGGGGCACAGCCCAGGTGGGACGAGGCGGTGAGGCAGTCCTTCTGGCAAAGGCGCACACCGGGGTTGACATCCAGGCGTTTGAGGTGGCCTCTTTTGACGAAAGCAG GATGGCATCGTGCGGGCAGGGCAGCGTGCGGCTGTGGCGGCTGCGAGGGGGGGAGCTGCGTTCCTGCCCTGTGGACTTGGGGGAGCACCGCGTGCTGGAGTTGACTGGTCTGGCCTTTGGACAGGCCCAGGACGGTCATATGCT CTATGTGTGCAGTCGTAGCGGCCACATCTTGGAGATCGACCCCCGGCGCATGGCTGTGCGGCATGCACGCCGCCTCCTGCCCGCACGGCCCCCTGATGGCCCCGCCTCACAGAAGCAGGCGTTCAGCTCGG GCCCTGGCATTTCCATCAGCAGCCTCAGCGTTTCCCAGGCCAGATGCGCCGTGGGTTCTGAGGACGGCTACCTGCGCCTCTGGCCGCTGGACTTCTCCTCTGTGCTTCTGGAGGCAG AGCACGAGGGCCCAGTCACTTCAGTGTGCATCAGCCCCGATGGTCAGCGTGTGCTGTCCGCCACGTCCTCCGGCCTCCTGGGCTTCCTGGATGTCCCATCCCAGGAGTACAGCGTGCTGGTTCGCTCCCACACCGCTCCGGTGCTGGCCCTGGCCACTGAGGGCAGCCGCGGCCAACTGGCCACAGTGTCCCAGGACCACACTGTCCGCGTCTGGGACCTGGTGACCTTGCAGCAG CTTTATGACTTGCGGTCCCCTGAGGAGGCCCCGTGTACCGTCACCTTCCACCCCATGCGGCCAGCCTTGTTCTGCGGCTTCAGCAGTGGGGCCGTCCGCTCCTTCAGCCTGGAGGCTGCTGAGGTGCTGGTGGAGCACAG GTGTCACCGAGGACCCGTCACCGGCCTGGCCACCAGCCCCGACGGCAGCCTCCTATTCAGCTCTTGCTCCTCGGGCACCTTGGCCCAGTACCAGTGCGTCAGCGCCCCATGCCGCATCTTGCGTGTGGCAG CTAACGTGGTGTGCCGGGACGCCCACCCGACCCCCAACGCCCTGGCGGTTAGCGGGGATGGCCGCCTGCTGGCCTTCGTGGGCCCTTCCAAGTATGTGGTGACCGTCATGAACGCAGCCTGCCTAGAGGAG CTGCTGCGAATCGATGTCAGCGCCCTGGATCCAGCCAGCAGCTGCTTAGACTCGGCCGTGGCCATCTGCTTTGGCCCTGGACCTCCTGGCCACCTGCTGCTGTCCACATCCTCTCACACAGTCACGGTGCTGGATACCGCGTCGGGCCGCGTGGTCCGGGAG CTGCCAGGCGTCCACGCTGTGGCCTGCCCCTCCCTGGCGCTCAGCAGGGATGCCCGCTTCTTGCTGATGGCCGCCGACCGGGCCATCAAGGTGTGGGACTACGTGACGAAGTCCTGCCCCAGCTGCCAG GTATATATTGGCCACTCAGAGCCCGTACACGCCGTGGGCTTCAGCCCTGACCAGCAGCAGCTTCTCAGCGTGGGGGATGCCATCTTCCTCTGGGACATTCTGGGTCCCCCAGAGAGGTCACCCCCAGGAAG TGCTGGAAACTCGCCTGCGGCCGCCCCAACCTACAAAACTA GCCTGGATGCAAGGCAGCTGGAGGACACGGTGTGTGGGGCCAACGGGCTCCCCCGGCAGCAGGTGCCCGAGCCATCCCCAGCATCCCCGCTCCAGCCAGGCATCTGTGTGGGGTCCCTCAAGGGTGACAACG GCGCCTTCTCCTTGTCGGATGAAGAAGGAGTCTCTGAAGAGAGCCACAGCCCCGCGCGGCTCCGTCAGGCCTCGTGCCTGCCCATGCTGGTGAAGGAGGCCAGCAGGGCTGGAGATGGGGTCTGGGGGTCTCCAGGGGGCCCCTGGGGCCTCAGCATGGGTCCCCACCCCCATAGCTGGTCCA GTGCTCACAGTGTCAGCAAAGCTCAGGTCGACCCCTCTGCTCGCCCAGACTGCTACAGGCACTTCCTGGCACGCTATAAGACCCCCCTGCTGGCTAAG AGTGCCTCTGTGTCCAACACCGGCGTGGAGCGTCTGCTGCTGAAGGTTGTCGTGGGCTACAATGGGAACGGCCGCGCCAACGTGGTCTGGAAGCCGGATACAG GCTTCTTTGCCTACACATGCGGCtgcctggtggtggtggaggaCCTGCATTCTGGCGCCCAGCGACACTGGCTCGGCCACCCCGAGGAGATCTCCACCCTGGCCCTCAGCCATGGTGCTCAG GTCCTGGCCTCAGCCTCGGGCAGCCGCGGCACTGCCTCCCGCTGCCACATCTGCATCTGGGACGTGCCTGGGGGCTCCTGCCGGCACTTCCTCTCTTACCACAGGACCGCTGTGCAGGCTCTGGCATTTTCGCCAGACGATGAGCTCCTTGTCACACTGG GGGACTATGGCGACCGCACTCTGGCCCTGTGGAGCACGGCCACTTATGAGCTCCTGTCTTCCACCCGCCTCCCAGAGCCAGTGCACGGCGTGGCCTTTAATCCCTGGGATGCCAGCGAGCTGGTCTGTGTGGGCCAAGGTGCCGTTAGTCTGTGGCTCCTACAGCGGCGTGGGACCGATGTCAGCCTCCAG GGACACCGAGTGCCCATCCCCGAGGAGGTGAGGGCGGGTGAGCTGACTTCGCTCTGCTATGGGCCCGTACCTCTGCTGTACTGCGGCTCCAACGCTGGCCAGGTCTGTGTCTGGGACACAAGTGCCGGCCGTTGCTTCCTGGCCTGGGAAGCCGACGACGGTGAGATCG gagTGCTGCTGTGTTCGGGTGCACGGCTGGTCAGTGGCAGCAACACCAGGCGGCTGCGCCTCTGGGCGGTAGGGGCCGTGGCGGAGCTGCGGTGCGAGGGCTCGCGCGCCAG gtCTAGCTCTGTGTTCATGGAGCGTGAGCTGACCTTGGACGGGGCCGTCGTGAGCGCGGTCTTCCACGACAGCATGGACATGGGCGTGGTGGGCACCACGGCAGGCACGCTCTGGTACGTTAGCTGGGCCGAGGGCACCAGCACCCGCCTCATCAGCGGCCACAGGAGCAAG CCTCAGCGTGGCCGGCTGCCTGGCTCCTTGCAGGTGAATGAGGTGGTCTTCAGCCCCAGCTCGTCCCACTGGGCCACATGCAGTGATGACGGGAGTGTGAGGGTGTGGTCCCTGGCCAGCATGGAGCTCCTGATCCAGTTCCAGGTGCTGAACCAGGTACCGGGGGCCCTGAGGGCCGAACCAGACCCCCTCCAAGCCCTGCCTGGTCTCCGTGTCCTCCCTCGGTGTCTATCCCAGCCTTGGGGCTGGGCCCGTGTTCCCCACGCCCAGGGGAGTGCCCGTGTCTTCCTCCTGTGGGCCCCCCAGAGCTGCCTCTGTCTGGCTTGGAGCCCCCCCTCCTGCGGACGCCCAGAGCAGCAGCAGGTGGCAGCTGGCTACAGTGACGGCACCCTGCGTGTCTTCAGCATCACCCGCATTGCCATGGAGCTCAAGATGCACCCCCACCGGGCTGCGCTGACGGCCCTGGCCTACTCCGCTGATG GTCAGACCATTCTCTCCGGAGACAAGGATGGGCTTGTGGCTGTGAGCCGCCCCCGCACAGGGATGACATTACACGTCCTGAGCGACCACCAGGGCGCTCTCATTTCCACTATCCAGAGCAAGAGCAAAGAG TATGGAGACTTCGGGTCAGAGGGGGCCGACCTGTGGCTGGCTGCCAGCTCAGACCAGCGCATCAGCATCTGGGCCGCCGACTGGCCGCGGGGCTGCTGCGAGCTCGTGGACTGGCTCAGCTCCCCATCACCCACGCTCACGGAG gctcccagccATCCCCCGCCCTGTCTCGTGGCCTTCTGCCCCTGGGACAGGGCGCTGCTGGTGTGTGCGGGCCTCAGCATGCATCCAGAGCTAGTCTTCTACAACCTTCACCAGAAGCAG GTGGTGGAGAGGATCCCGTTGCCATTCTTTGCCGTGTCCCTGAGCCTGTCCCCCGGGGCCCACCTCGTGGCCGTTGGCTTTGCCG AGCGAGTGCTGAGGCTGGTGGACTGTCAGTCGGGGGCCGCGCAGGACTTGGCCGGCCATGACGACGTGGTGCAGCTGTGCAGGTTTGCCCCGTCCGCCCAGCTGCTCTTCTCAGTGGCCCACGGTGACATCTTGGTGTGGGAAGTCATGGGCCACCGGGCCTCCGAGCGGGCCTTGAGCTCAGGGCCTCCGCCTGACTGA